In Bradyrhizobium diazoefficiens, the following are encoded in one genomic region:
- a CDS encoding BMC domain-containing protein translates to MANLAIGMIETKGYVPALSAADAMVKAANVEIIARNEVGGGLVSVVVRGDVGAVKAATEAGAEAAGQVGEVTAVHVIPRPHPDLGKHFDAVKA, encoded by the coding sequence ATGGCAAATCTTGCAATTGGAATGATCGAAACCAAGGGCTACGTGCCCGCGCTCTCCGCCGCCGATGCGATGGTGAAGGCAGCGAATGTCGAGATCATTGCCCGCAACGAGGTCGGTGGCGGCCTGGTTTCGGTGGTGGTGCGTGGCGATGTCGGAGCGGTGAAGGCTGCCACCGAAGCCGGCGCGGAAGCTGCCGGACAGGTAGGAGAGGTGACCGCCGTTCATGTCATCCCGCGTCCGCATCCGGATCTGGGCAAGCATTTCGACGCGGTCAAGGCTTGA
- a CDS encoding aldehyde dehydrogenase family protein, giving the protein MLSHDDAPRLAVPDKAAARARMKIDRAGWAVRAYARYDRASVMQVAHAVAEAAHQAAQTYAEWAVRETGMGVVEHKRLKNELSAHPLVDFYADTNLVDPRIDSARKMIELPKPAGIILALTPATNPISTLYYKAILAVLSRNAVILSPHPLAKECCRDAAARLEAAAVAAGAPAGLIQCIEEPSVPLVQTLMTSPKVQVILATGGSAMVRAAYSSGNPAIGVGPGNAPVYVDPSANQGAAAQRIVDSKAFDNSVLCTNESVLISLNENKQQLERSLRAAGAHICAEAEVAKLRDWLFPHGHLNTAAVGKSAVWVAQQAGIRVAPSTKTLIAPVEHFGSEEPLMKEKLCPVLASISVESFERAVSAANMIVRVTGAGHSAAFHGENPQRAMDFASALPVYRIVVNAPCSQGAAGLATHLAPSFMIGTGYFGRSSVGENIGPQHLVHWTRLAWNSDAAVPFGDFSAVRVFSVGPESRSAVPPRAPVPALAAAQGDGMDRDLLRQLILQELRELTRGQS; this is encoded by the coding sequence ATGCTATCTCACGATGACGCACCTCGCCTCGCCGTGCCTGACAAGGCAGCGGCAAGAGCGCGGATGAAGATCGACCGGGCTGGATGGGCGGTCCGCGCCTATGCCCGGTACGATCGCGCCTCCGTCATGCAGGTGGCTCACGCCGTCGCCGAAGCGGCGCACCAGGCTGCTCAGACTTACGCCGAATGGGCGGTGCGCGAGACCGGCATGGGCGTGGTCGAGCACAAGCGATTGAAGAACGAGCTTTCGGCCCACCCCCTGGTGGATTTCTATGCCGACACGAACCTCGTCGACCCTCGCATCGACAGCGCGCGCAAGATGATCGAATTGCCGAAACCGGCCGGGATCATTCTGGCGCTGACGCCTGCGACGAATCCGATCTCAACGCTGTACTACAAGGCGATCTTGGCAGTGCTGAGCCGCAATGCAGTGATCTTGAGCCCCCATCCCTTGGCGAAAGAGTGCTGCCGCGATGCCGCCGCGCGCCTGGAAGCGGCAGCCGTTGCTGCGGGCGCGCCAGCCGGCCTGATCCAATGCATAGAAGAACCGTCCGTCCCGCTCGTCCAAACGCTCATGACCTCGCCGAAGGTGCAGGTCATCCTGGCGACCGGTGGTAGCGCCATGGTGCGGGCTGCCTATTCGTCCGGCAATCCGGCAATCGGCGTAGGACCCGGCAATGCTCCGGTCTATGTAGATCCCAGCGCGAACCAGGGTGCCGCTGCCCAGCGGATCGTCGACAGCAAGGCCTTCGACAATTCCGTATTGTGCACCAACGAAAGCGTGCTGATCTCGCTCAACGAGAACAAGCAGCAACTGGAACGCAGTTTGCGCGCCGCCGGGGCGCACATATGCGCGGAAGCCGAAGTCGCCAAGCTGCGTGACTGGCTCTTCCCGCACGGTCATCTGAATACCGCCGCTGTGGGCAAGAGCGCGGTATGGGTAGCGCAGCAGGCCGGGATCCGCGTGGCGCCCTCGACCAAGACGCTTATCGCTCCTGTCGAGCACTTCGGATCCGAAGAGCCGCTGATGAAGGAGAAGCTTTGCCCCGTTCTCGCATCTATTTCGGTTGAGAGCTTCGAACGCGCGGTCAGCGCGGCAAACATGATCGTTCGTGTGACGGGAGCAGGCCACTCCGCAGCCTTTCATGGCGAGAATCCCCAGCGCGCGATGGATTTTGCTTCGGCCCTGCCGGTTTACCGGATTGTCGTCAACGCGCCATGCTCGCAGGGTGCCGCCGGTCTTGCCACCCATCTGGCGCCTTCCTTCATGATCGGGACAGGCTATTTCGGTCGTTCCTCGGTGGGTGAGAACATCGGCCCCCAGCATCTCGTTCATTGGACACGGCTCGCGTGGAATAGCGATGCGGCTGTGCCCTTCGGTGATTTCAGTGCAGTTCGCGTCTTCTCGGTCGGCCCCGAATCTCGCTCCGCGGTCCCCCCGCGGGCGCCGGTGCCGGCGCTTGCGGCCGCGCAGGGCGACGGCATGGATCGCGATCTCCTGCGCCAGCTGATTCTTCAGGAACTCCGTGAGTTGACCAGGGGCCAGTCGTGA
- a CDS encoding tyrosine-protein phosphatase: MTAERSYHQPIASARRILKEGTFNARDAGGYPVVDGKWLLERRIYRSDALNALSPADVEEFAYLGVRTVIDLRDAREADGAPDLIDRSAVRYERVPIFEDRLFDRDFGKFPSLAALYRLIMDEHIHQLVHVMEILAEASEQPVLVHCTAGKDRTGLVIALLHAIVGLTPEKILEDYGASEKILGGEFEQRLRDLYRQMAVPPEILGDAPSHAPPSYLANTLEDMRARHGSVREFLANNGFGAGKQDHLIRNLTEQVNAQSTSVG; the protein is encoded by the coding sequence ATGACTGCAGAACGCTCCTACCATCAGCCGATAGCCAGCGCCCGTCGCATTCTTAAGGAAGGCACGTTCAACGCACGCGACGCTGGTGGTTATCCGGTCGTGGATGGTAAATGGCTGCTTGAAAGACGCATCTACCGATCCGACGCGTTGAACGCCCTCAGTCCCGCCGACGTTGAGGAATTTGCGTACCTCGGCGTGCGTACCGTCATTGATCTGAGGGACGCGCGCGAAGCCGACGGGGCGCCCGACCTGATCGATCGAAGTGCGGTGCGGTACGAACGAGTTCCCATTTTCGAGGATCGTCTCTTCGACAGGGACTTCGGCAAGTTTCCTAGTCTCGCCGCACTGTACCGGTTGATCATGGACGAGCACATTCATCAACTGGTGCACGTCATGGAAATCCTAGCCGAGGCGAGCGAGCAGCCCGTGCTGGTTCATTGTACCGCCGGCAAGGATCGCACAGGGCTAGTGATCGCGCTTTTGCACGCAATTGTCGGCCTCACCCCGGAAAAGATACTTGAAGACTATGGTGCCAGCGAAAAAATCCTTGGCGGCGAATTCGAGCAACGTTTGCGCGACCTCTATCGCCAGATGGCGGTCCCCCCCGAGATCTTGGGCGACGCCCCGAGCCACGCGCCTCCGTCCTATCTGGCGAACACGCTAGAAGACATGCGCGCAAGGCACGGTTCCGTCAGAGAGTTTCTAGCAAACAACGGCTTCGGCGCTGGCAAGCAGGACCACCTTATCCGAAACTTGACTGAACAGGTCAATGCGCAGTCCACATCAGTCGGTTAG
- a CDS encoding BMC domain-containing protein: MAAQIIEIAPGLDIEALTDTVLKSAEVRAGFLVVERQFGTLQFHAYSSAEVQAGADAALAAMGKKREDAERPKIFASKIVTRVDHQHAFLMNRNKTGSMVLGGESIYLLECQPAAYAILACNEAEKEADIKVIDMRMIGANGRLYLAGTEADVRNAREAAERALREAGAR; this comes from the coding sequence ATGGCCGCGCAAATCATCGAAATCGCGCCGGGCCTCGACATCGAGGCGCTAACGGACACGGTTCTCAAGAGCGCCGAGGTGCGAGCGGGCTTTCTCGTCGTTGAGCGGCAGTTCGGCACGCTGCAATTCCATGCCTATTCGTCCGCCGAAGTACAGGCGGGGGCCGATGCGGCGCTGGCTGCCATGGGCAAGAAACGCGAAGATGCCGAGAGGCCCAAGATCTTCGCCTCGAAGATCGTGACGCGGGTGGACCACCAGCACGCGTTCCTCATGAACCGCAACAAGACCGGCTCGATGGTGCTGGGTGGCGAAAGCATCTATCTGCTGGAATGCCAACCTGCCGCCTATGCGATCCTCGCCTGCAACGAGGCCGAGAAGGAAGCCGATATCAAAGTGATAGACATGCGGATGATCGGCGCCAACGGCCGGCTCTATTTGGCTGGTACCGAAGCCGATGTCCGCAACGCGCGTGAAGCGGCAGAACGGGCGCTGCGTGAGGCAGGGGCGCGCTGA
- a CDS encoding aspartate aminotransferase family protein, with product MFDYGFFKFDSKAELLDKAIEYWNPGKTRFWRDAGIDLVIDRREGYFLYDMSGRRLIDLHLNGGTYNFGHRNPELVATLKSALDYFDMGNHWFPSVARAAFAEKLVKTAPGMKYAIFGAGGAEAVEIALKTARYATKRRKIVSIVKGYHGHSGLSVATGDERFSKLFLADRPEEFSQVPFNDIDALERALRDRDVAAFIIETIPATYGFPLPDDGYLKACQEICHRYGTLYIADEVQTGLMRTGVMWGWQSYGLSPDIFVTGKGLGGGIYPISACVVTEQCGAWQNEDGAAHISTSGGSELGCVVGHQVIDMLQRPELVANVNSVSDYFQRALTEIMAASSDIFVGIRQRGVILGLEFDHPEGAVAVSRALYENGVWAIFSSLDKRVLQFKPGLLLDVATCQEIVERFEAAIPRARSLLRSPRRAA from the coding sequence TTGTTCGACTATGGTTTCTTCAAGTTCGATTCGAAGGCTGAGCTGCTCGACAAGGCCATCGAGTATTGGAACCCGGGTAAAACCCGGTTCTGGCGAGACGCGGGGATTGATCTCGTGATTGATCGCCGGGAGGGTTACTTCCTCTACGACATGTCCGGGCGGAGGCTCATCGATCTCCACCTCAACGGAGGAACCTACAATTTTGGCCACCGCAATCCGGAGTTGGTTGCCACACTAAAATCGGCGCTCGACTATTTCGACATGGGGAACCACTGGTTCCCTTCCGTTGCGAGGGCGGCGTTCGCCGAAAAGCTCGTCAAGACGGCGCCCGGAATGAAGTACGCCATATTCGGCGCCGGTGGGGCGGAGGCAGTAGAGATCGCGCTGAAGACTGCCCGATATGCCACCAAGCGCCGCAAGATCGTGTCGATCGTCAAGGGCTATCACGGCCACTCCGGCCTGTCAGTGGCCACGGGCGACGAACGCTTCTCCAAGCTGTTCCTCGCTGATCGGCCCGAGGAATTCTCACAGGTCCCGTTCAACGATATCGATGCGCTCGAGCGCGCGCTACGCGACCGCGATGTCGCCGCCTTCATCATCGAGACGATCCCGGCGACCTATGGGTTCCCGCTGCCGGATGACGGGTACCTCAAGGCTTGCCAGGAGATCTGCCACCGATACGGCACTTTGTACATTGCTGATGAAGTCCAGACCGGCCTGATGCGCACGGGCGTCATGTGGGGTTGGCAATCTTACGGCCTCTCCCCCGATATCTTCGTCACCGGCAAGGGCCTGGGCGGCGGGATCTATCCCATATCTGCTTGTGTAGTGACCGAGCAATGCGGTGCCTGGCAGAACGAAGATGGCGCAGCACACATCTCGACGTCAGGCGGTTCTGAACTCGGATGCGTCGTCGGCCATCAGGTTATCGACATGCTCCAGCGGCCGGAACTCGTGGCCAACGTTAATTCCGTCTCCGACTACTTCCAGCGCGCCCTGACCGAGATCATGGCGGCCAGCTCCGACATCTTCGTGGGTATCCGTCAGCGAGGCGTGATCCTGGGGTTGGAATTCGATCACCCCGAAGGTGCCGTCGCCGTCTCCCGCGCGCTCTACGAAAACGGCGTGTGGGCGATCTTCTCCTCGCTCGACAAGCGAGTGCTGCAGTTCAAACCGGGTCTGCTTCTGGATGTGGCGACCTGTCAAGAAATCGTCGAACGGTTCGAAGCCGCCATCCCGCGCGCGCGCAGTCTTCTGCGCAGCCCGCGCCGGGCAGCCTGA
- the scpA gene encoding methylmalonyl-CoA mutase — translation MTAIPNFAGLPFERSLSAASTDRTEPWLTPEGIPVKGVYREADLAGLDFLESWPGITPYLRGPYPTMYVNQPWTIRQYAGFSTAEDSNAFYRRNLAAGQKGLSVAFDLATHRGYDSDHPRVGGDVGMAGVAIDSIYDMRTLFAGIPLDQMSVSMTMNGAVLPILALYVAAAEEQGVPPEKLSGTIQNDILKEFMVRNTYIYPPAPSMRIISDIFAYTSQNMPKYNSISISGYHMQEAGATQDLELAYTLADGVEYLRAGLAAGLDVDRFAPRLSFFWATGMNFFMEVAKMRAARLLWAKLLKPFNPGDPRSLSLRTHCQTSGWSLTAQDVFNNVMRTTVEAMAATQGHTQSLHTNALDEALALPTDFSARIARNTQLFLQQESGTTRIIDPWGGSYYVERLTRDLAAKAWGHIQEVEELGGMAKAIEAGVPKLRIEEASAKTQARIDAGKQAVIGVNKYKPSDEAPIEILKVDNTNVRRLQIDKLTLLKSERNQKDVDAALAALTRSAGEGNGNLLALAIDAARAKATVGEISDAMEKVFGRHRAEIKSITGVYKREASSMGNRVEKVQALIDAFEEAEGRRPRILVAKIGQDGHDRGQKVIASAFADIGFDVDIGPLFATADEAARQAVENDVHILGVSSLAAAHLTAVPELKAALKKQGRDDIMIIVGGVVPPQDYDALYAAGAEAIFPPGTVIADAAEELIRKLNARLGHSEAANDPAPEDFCGSSQHSGSASISGA, via the coding sequence ATGACGGCCATCCCGAATTTCGCAGGTCTTCCGTTCGAGAGATCCTTGTCCGCCGCTTCCACTGACCGAACCGAACCATGGCTGACGCCGGAGGGCATTCCGGTGAAAGGCGTTTATCGCGAAGCCGATCTCGCCGGCCTCGACTTCCTTGAGAGCTGGCCGGGAATTACGCCTTATCTGCGGGGGCCCTACCCCACGATGTATGTCAACCAACCATGGACGATCCGGCAATATGCCGGCTTCTCCACGGCGGAGGATTCCAACGCGTTTTATCGGCGCAATCTCGCGGCCGGACAGAAGGGCCTCTCGGTCGCCTTCGATCTTGCCACCCATCGCGGCTATGACAGCGATCACCCGCGCGTCGGGGGTGACGTCGGCATGGCCGGTGTTGCGATCGATTCCATCTATGACATGCGCACGCTGTTTGCAGGGATTCCGCTCGACCAGATGAGCGTGTCCATGACGATGAACGGCGCGGTGCTGCCAATCCTCGCGCTCTACGTCGCTGCCGCTGAGGAACAGGGCGTACCGCCGGAAAAGCTGTCGGGCACCATTCAGAACGACATTCTGAAAGAGTTCATGGTGCGCAACACCTACATCTATCCGCCGGCGCCCTCGATGCGGATCATCTCGGATATTTTTGCGTACACCTCGCAAAATATGCCGAAATACAATTCGATCTCGATCTCCGGCTATCACATGCAGGAGGCCGGTGCGACGCAAGACCTCGAGCTCGCCTATACGCTCGCCGACGGCGTCGAATATCTGCGCGCCGGTCTTGCCGCAGGTCTCGATGTCGACCGCTTCGCACCGCGCCTGTCGTTCTTCTGGGCGACCGGCATGAACTTCTTCATGGAAGTCGCCAAGATGCGCGCCGCGCGGCTACTCTGGGCGAAGCTGCTCAAGCCCTTCAACCCCGGGGATCCACGCTCGCTGTCGCTGCGCACGCATTGCCAGACATCGGGCTGGTCGCTGACCGCGCAGGACGTCTTCAACAACGTGATGCGCACGACGGTGGAGGCGATGGCGGCAACCCAAGGCCACACCCAATCGCTGCACACCAACGCGCTCGACGAGGCGCTCGCCTTGCCGACCGACTTCTCGGCGCGCATCGCCCGCAACACGCAGCTGTTCCTGCAGCAGGAGAGCGGCACCACCCGCATTATCGATCCCTGGGGCGGCTCGTACTATGTCGAGCGGCTGACGCGCGACCTCGCCGCGAAGGCGTGGGGCCACATCCAGGAGGTCGAGGAGCTCGGCGGCATGGCGAAAGCCATCGAAGCCGGTGTGCCGAAGCTGCGCATCGAGGAAGCCTCGGCCAAGACGCAGGCCCGGATCGATGCCGGCAAGCAGGCGGTGATCGGCGTCAACAAGTACAAGCCATCAGACGAAGCTCCGATCGAGATCCTCAAGGTCGACAACACCAATGTCCGCCGGCTTCAGATCGACAAGCTGACGCTGCTGAAATCCGAGCGCAACCAGAAGGACGTCGATGCCGCGCTCGCCGCGCTGACGCGCTCGGCCGGCGAAGGCAACGGCAATCTGCTGGCGCTCGCCATCGACGCGGCGCGCGCCAAGGCGACCGTCGGCGAAATTTCGGACGCGATGGAAAAAGTGTTCGGCCGGCACCGCGCCGAGATCAAGTCCATCACCGGCGTCTACAAGCGGGAGGCGTCCAGCATGGGTAACCGGGTCGAGAAGGTTCAGGCGCTGATCGACGCTTTCGAGGAGGCCGAGGGCCGCCGCCCGCGCATCCTGGTCGCGAAGATCGGCCAGGATGGCCACGACCGCGGCCAGAAGGTGATCGCTTCGGCGTTTGCCGACATCGGCTTCGACGTCGATATCGGGCCGCTGTTTGCGACCGCCGATGAGGCCGCCCGCCAAGCGGTCGAGAACGACGTCCACATCCTCGGCGTCTCCTCGCTGGCCGCTGCCCATCTCACCGCGGTGCCGGAATTGAAAGCCGCGCTGAAGAAGCAGGGGCGCGACGATATCATGATCATCGTCGGCGGCGTGGTGCCGCCGCAGGATTACGACGCGCTCTACGCGGCCGGCGCTGAAGCGATCTTCCCGCCCGGCACCGTGATCGCGGATGCGGCCGAGGAGCTGATCCGCAAGCTGAATGCCCGGCTCGGGCATAGCGAGGCGGCAAACGATCCGGCCCCCGAGGACTTCTGTGGAAGCAGCCAGCATTCTGGTTCCGCTTCAATCTCGGGCGCCTGA
- a CDS encoding EutN/CcmL family microcompartment protein, which produces MIRARVSGRVWSTRHIGTLPTGALLEVETEAGTKLIAFDPLGCADGEVVLVTQGSVAAAFFPKKSAPVDALIVGSIDEQTSKPK; this is translated from the coding sequence ATGATTAGGGCGCGCGTCAGCGGCAGGGTCTGGTCCACGCGCCACATCGGCACCTTGCCGACGGGCGCGCTACTTGAGGTGGAAACAGAAGCCGGCACGAAGCTGATTGCTTTCGACCCGCTCGGCTGCGCCGACGGCGAAGTGGTGCTGGTCACCCAAGGCTCGGTGGCTGCCGCCTTTTTCCCCAAAAAATCCGCGCCGGTCGACGCGCTGATTGTCGGATCTATCGATGAACAAACCTCGAAACCCAAATAA
- a CDS encoding methylmalonyl-CoA mutase family protein → MEDERLQLASDFAPASREDWRRLVDEALKGAPFEKLIGRTYNGLRIEPVYRRSKNIAPIHGRAPAVPWQIMQRIDHSDAAAANAQALADLENGAKGLALVFAGGSGSHGLGLESTADAVAKVLQGVHLDTGISIELQVGPQSRTAAIHIAEYVEAKGLDPAACDIRFGLDPLAVCATWGYSPYAWEEIVPAVTSGIKRLAGLGFKGPFSSADGRVIHDAGGSEVQELAFVLACGIAYLRAIEGAGIPLEQAQGMIYTRLAADADQFLTMAKFRALRLLWARIEQASGLAPKPLFIAADTAWRMLTQRDPYVNMMRATVATFAAGLAGANAITVLPHTLALGLPDPFARRVARNTQLLLLEESNLAKVADPAAGSGGIEALTSELCEPAWALFQETEKAGGLFAALRNGLIQDKVTATRAVRETNIAQRRDVLTGVSEFPNLQEGETKVLDVRPVVLPSVGEQKYMFGALTPIRLAESFEALRDESDAALKVHGTRPRVFLANLGTPADFTARAAFARSFFEAGGIEAVDSVGVADPATLAAAFKSSDAELACLCSSDKVYTENAEASARALDEAGARHIYLAGHPPESETAFRTAGIGTFINVGSDTLAILKAAYCWIQQSTDRSLMPRDPS, encoded by the coding sequence ATGGAAGACGAAAGGCTACAATTGGCATCCGACTTTGCACCTGCTTCGCGTGAAGATTGGCGCAGGCTGGTTGACGAAGCGCTGAAGGGAGCGCCCTTTGAAAAGCTCATAGGCAGGACATACAACGGGCTAAGGATCGAACCGGTTTACCGGCGCTCGAAGAATATTGCGCCGATTCACGGACGAGCTCCTGCCGTGCCATGGCAGATCATGCAGCGAATCGATCATTCGGATGCTGCGGCCGCGAATGCCCAGGCACTCGCAGACCTCGAGAATGGCGCAAAGGGACTCGCTCTCGTGTTTGCCGGCGGCAGTGGCAGCCACGGTCTCGGCCTCGAATCGACCGCCGACGCCGTCGCCAAGGTCTTGCAGGGCGTTCACCTCGACACTGGCATCAGCATCGAATTGCAAGTAGGCCCGCAGTCGCGGACGGCGGCGATCCATATTGCCGAGTACGTCGAGGCAAAGGGCCTCGATCCCGCGGCCTGCGACATTCGTTTCGGCCTCGACCCGCTCGCCGTCTGCGCGACGTGGGGCTATAGCCCATACGCTTGGGAAGAGATCGTTCCCGCCGTGACCAGCGGCATCAAGAGATTGGCCGGGCTTGGCTTCAAGGGCCCGTTTTCCTCCGCCGACGGTCGTGTGATTCATGACGCCGGCGGTTCGGAGGTGCAGGAGCTCGCCTTTGTGCTCGCCTGTGGCATTGCTTACTTACGCGCGATCGAAGGCGCCGGCATCCCGCTGGAACAGGCGCAGGGCATGATCTATACGCGGCTTGCGGCCGATGCCGACCAGTTCTTGACTATGGCCAAATTCCGTGCGCTGCGGCTATTGTGGGCGCGCATCGAGCAGGCCTCCGGGTTAGCACCAAAGCCGCTGTTCATCGCTGCCGACACAGCCTGGCGGATGCTGACCCAGCGCGATCCCTATGTGAACATGATGCGCGCGACCGTGGCGACCTTCGCTGCGGGCCTCGCCGGCGCCAACGCCATCACCGTGTTGCCGCACACGCTCGCGCTCGGGCTGCCCGATCCGTTCGCCCGACGCGTGGCGCGCAATACGCAGCTCCTGCTGCTCGAGGAAAGCAACCTCGCCAAGGTGGCCGATCCGGCCGCGGGCTCCGGCGGCATCGAGGCACTGACATCAGAGCTGTGCGAACCTGCCTGGGCACTGTTCCAGGAGACTGAGAAGGCCGGCGGGTTGTTCGCCGCGCTTCGCAATGGCTTGATCCAGGATAAGGTAACAGCTACCCGCGCGGTCCGCGAGACCAACATCGCACAGCGCCGCGACGTGCTGACCGGCGTGAGCGAGTTCCCGAATCTGCAGGAAGGAGAGACGAAGGTGCTGGATGTAAGGCCGGTGGTCCTTCCGTCCGTTGGCGAGCAGAAGTACATGTTTGGGGCACTGACGCCGATCCGGCTTGCGGAATCATTCGAAGCGCTGCGCGACGAGTCGGATGCAGCATTGAAGGTACACGGTACACGGCCAAGAGTGTTCCTCGCCAATCTCGGTACGCCCGCCGATTTCACAGCCCGCGCGGCCTTTGCGAGGAGCTTCTTCGAAGCCGGTGGAATCGAGGCCGTCGACAGCGTGGGCGTTGCGGACCCAGCCACGCTCGCCGCCGCATTCAAGTCCTCTGACGCCGAACTCGCCTGCCTTTGTTCCAGCGACAAGGTCTATACAGAGAACGCCGAAGCCTCCGCTCGAGCACTCGACGAAGCCGGCGCGAGGCATATTTATCTGGCAGGACACCCCCCTGAATCCGAGACCGCGTTTAGGACGGCGGGCATTGGCACCTTCATTAATGTCGGGTCTGACACATTGGCGATTCTGAAGGCAGCTTATTGCTGGATCCAGCAATCCACAGATCGCTCTCTGATGCCCCGCGACCCTTCGTAA
- a CDS encoding sugar ABC transporter substrate-binding protein, whose protein sequence is MISSPYTKTAVAALAYVAALWLNQAAAAENDPSKVTIEEVRAGGKKACESGKKFKIAFSHSVSEAAIVKQVRHFADKRAAELGCVTVLHDNTQGNNLEQQINAVQGWITLGVDAIVVTPIDESALKPFQKQAQAQHIKWLTYLGKMEGSDGFVGFDHAQSGQIIGKAAVDWVKAHKIEHPKALVTTLTGLPSIAPRWTEVEKLFAQAGIEIVAKQDSADQASGLTITETVLKQHPDLSIVIGLNDDAAVGANRAVTIAGISPDKLFIGGQDGSIEGLTAVNQGKAYKASAAILINDLGANVVDLALNAITRNGPSFAYTPTVLASKADQALLDKLIANYSKN, encoded by the coding sequence ATGATTTCGAGTCCATATACAAAGACGGCCGTGGCCGCGTTGGCCTACGTTGCGGCGCTCTGGTTGAACCAGGCGGCCGCCGCGGAAAACGATCCTTCAAAAGTTACAATTGAAGAAGTGCGTGCCGGCGGCAAGAAGGCGTGCGAGAGCGGCAAAAAGTTCAAGATTGCCTTTAGTCATTCAGTGTCCGAGGCGGCGATCGTTAAGCAGGTTCGTCATTTCGCCGACAAGCGCGCGGCTGAACTCGGTTGTGTAACCGTTCTGCATGATAACACCCAAGGAAATAATCTGGAACAACAGATCAATGCTGTGCAGGGATGGATCACACTCGGCGTCGACGCGATCGTGGTAACGCCAATCGATGAAAGCGCCCTCAAACCTTTCCAGAAGCAGGCTCAGGCGCAGCACATCAAATGGCTCACGTATCTCGGCAAGATGGAAGGCTCGGATGGCTTTGTCGGTTTCGACCACGCGCAGTCGGGCCAGATCATTGGCAAGGCTGCCGTCGACTGGGTCAAGGCTCATAAAATCGAGCACCCCAAGGCATTGGTTACTACCCTGACGGGGCTGCCATCGATCGCTCCACGTTGGACGGAAGTAGAAAAACTGTTTGCGCAGGCAGGCATTGAGATTGTCGCGAAACAGGACTCTGCCGACCAAGCGTCAGGTCTGACCATCACCGAGACCGTGCTGAAGCAACATCCGGACCTTAGTATTGTGATTGGTTTGAACGACGACGCAGCAGTCGGAGCCAATCGAGCCGTGACAATCGCCGGCATTTCCCCAGACAAGTTGTTCATAGGTGGTCAGGACGGCTCTATCGAAGGACTGACTGCGGTCAACCAGGGAAAAGCCTACAAGGCCAGTGCGGCTATCCTGATCAACGACCTGGGCGCTAACGTTGTCGACCTGGCTCTCAACGCGATAACTCGCAACGGACCGAGCTTCGCCTACACGCCGACCGTGCTTGCAAGCAAGGCAGACCAGGCATTGCTTGACAAGCTGATCGCCAATTACTCCAAAAACTAG